GAACTGCCGACGCTGGCGGGGGCGATGCCCGACCTCGGCGACCTGCCGGACGGCTGTAACTTCGCGCCGCGGTGTCGGTACGCGACCGAGGCGTGTCGATCGGGCGGTGACCCGCATCTCGACGCGGTCCCCGGCTCGAACGCGCGGGTCGCGTGCGTCCACGCCGCCGACCTCGACCTCTCCGAGCGACAGTCACCGGAGCGGGGCGCGGGTCGGCGGACCGTCGACCGGAGCGGCGAGCCGCTGTTCGAGGTCCGCGGGCTGAAGAAGCACTTCAGCGCCGGCGACGGGGTCCTCGGGAACGTCCGGCTGACGCGGTCGGGCGGCGGGCTGCCGACGCTCGAACGGCGGTACGTGAAGGCGGTCGACGGCATCAGCTTCGACATCTACCCCGGCGAGACGGTCGGCCTCGTCGGCGAGTCGGGTTGCGGGAAGTCCACGGTCGCGCGGACGGCCCTGCGGCTGCTCGAACCGACCGACGGGGAGGTCTACTTCGACGGCCGGCCGCTCCACGAGCTGGGCGGCTCCGAGGTGCGGAGCCTCCGCCGGGAGATGCAGATGATCTTCCAGGACCCGCACAGCTCGCTCAATCCCCGGAAGACCGTCGGGCAGATCGTCGGGCGGGCGATGGAGAGACACGGCATCGCGACCGGCGACGAGAAGCGAGCGCGGGTGGGCGACCTCCTCGAACGCGTCGGCCTGTCGGCCGGTGCGGCGAGCAAGTACCCCCACGAGTTCTCCGGCGGCCAGCAGCAGCGCGTCGCCATCGCGCACGCGCTCGCCGTCGAACCCCGGCTCATCGTCTGCGACGAACCGGTGAGCGCGCTCGACGTGTCCGTCCAGGCGCAGATCCTCAACCTCCTCGACGAGATCCAGGCCGAGGAGGGGATCTCCTACCTGTTCATCTCGCACAACATCGGGGTCGTCCGGCACATCTGCGACCGCGTCGCGGTGATGTACCTCGGGAAGATCGCGGAGATCGGGAGCATCGAGCAGGTGTTCTCGCCGCCGTTTCACCCCTACACCGAGAGCCTCCTCTCCGCGGTCCCCCACGCGGACCCGACGCGGGAGGTCGACCGCATCCTCCTCGAGGGGAGCGTGCCGAGTCCCATCGATCCGCCCTCCGGCTGTCCGTTCCAGACGCGCTGTCCGCGGAAGATCGGGGACGTCTGCGAGCGCGACGAGCCCGCGCTCGAGGGCGCGGACGACGACGCCCACCGGATCGCCTGTCACCTCTCCGCCGAGGAGATGAGCGAGCGCGAGTCGTTCATCGCGCCCGCCGGGCGGGGCGAACCGCGGACGGCGGACTCCGACTGACCGGCGGCCCCCTCACCGCCCGTGTCGCCGCCGACCGTCGACGGATCAATTGATGTAGAACTATTTACTCGCATATCGTCGAATATCGCCACCACGACGGTCGAACGGTCGCCG
The window above is part of the Halomarina pelagica genome. Proteins encoded here:
- a CDS encoding dipeptide ABC transporter ATP-binding protein → MSAETPHATGAGSGASPLLDVRDLRTEFLTPHGRIVASNDVSFALDRGETMGLVGESGAGKSVTARSILQLVDSPGEITGGRVIFDGEDLLERSEAEMRTIRGNRIALIPQDPMTSLNPVLTVGTQITETIEHHQGLSEEAAYERAVEAMREVGIPDPETRIEDYPHEFSGGMRQRVLLAIGLSCKPDLIIADEPTTALDVTTQAKILDLLNELQEEKGMGVLMITHNLGVVAQTCDHVGVMYAGNLVETAPLDELFEAPKHPYTRALIDSIPEVDTAYDELPTLAGAMPDLGDLPDGCNFAPRCRYATEACRSGGDPHLDAVPGSNARVACVHAADLDLSERQSPERGAGRRTVDRSGEPLFEVRGLKKHFSAGDGVLGNVRLTRSGGGLPTLERRYVKAVDGISFDIYPGETVGLVGESGCGKSTVARTALRLLEPTDGEVYFDGRPLHELGGSEVRSLRREMQMIFQDPHSSLNPRKTVGQIVGRAMERHGIATGDEKRARVGDLLERVGLSAGAASKYPHEFSGGQQQRVAIAHALAVEPRLIVCDEPVSALDVSVQAQILNLLDEIQAEEGISYLFISHNIGVVRHICDRVAVMYLGKIAEIGSIEQVFSPPFHPYTESLLSAVPHADPTREVDRILLEGSVPSPIDPPSGCPFQTRCPRKIGDVCERDEPALEGADDDAHRIACHLSAEEMSERESFIAPAGRGEPRTADSD